A DNA window from Spirochaeta cellobiosiphila DSM 17781 contains the following coding sequences:
- a CDS encoding penicillin-binding protein 1A: MTFTGKKRILFISFFSVTIFSAIFIGSLLGWALGSSQNIQNSEKFGQSNPALPTQILDINGNLITEFFSDEKREIVPITQLPDNLVKSLVTREDQNFFKHSGFDIMGFSRALANIILGRYVSGGSTLSQQLAGNMYADRTKLTITRKVRELWWAFQLERKLSKWEILENYVNKMYFGHSTYGVEAASQFFFKHSARSLSLAESAMLVIQLVRPELYSPIKRPNSAKKIQHILLEQTVAAGLYSQEYVDQSFEEYWTNYDWQRDSTATAFFEREDQSPYFSEYIRGELDNIIYGAQDIYKDGYIVHTTLNLDYQRQAEEIMSRRIKEVNNQYQRETFHKMDFVNDEYVPIVDLLSLVYNINDIRVAGAKNKAKARQHFKEDLTPTLDILATVFGMTDIKDVAIRSVYQSRQDSKKNEVEGALITLDNRTGYILAMVGGSKFDTLNQFNRAVQGKMQPGSSFKPLYYSAAISSRKYTPATRIEDKPIVFYNDDGSWYTPLNYKGEWEGSVLLRQALAHSMNVPAVQVLDGIGFDAAINRASRMLGITDPEEIARVFPRKYPLALGVISVSPLQMARAYATFPNQGMEVDPLSIRYVEDREGNIIVSPEKELREQQKSRGKSLQIMTPQEAYIMVSILKTTVKEGTLRWATHDYLTYPYYKGYKTGLPMPMAGKTGTTQNWSAAWTVGFSPYVTTAIWFGFDKSGSSLGLYLTGATAAGPTWAEYMRSIHQELEPVDFPRPENGLVEVNIDSETGMRPTEYSKGKVIKEIFLSGTEPRANSQDIAKYEHDRDDDLIESMKQGISAQILPLDDLDLNITTNLDDNYSSNDLDYALDLDFDFDSDSSSSADQEEPINSLLD; encoded by the coding sequence ATGACTTTTACAGGCAAAAAACGGATATTATTTATAAGCTTTTTTAGTGTAACAATTTTTTCTGCCATATTCATTGGTAGCCTTTTAGGTTGGGCTTTGGGTTCCAGTCAAAATATTCAAAACAGTGAAAAATTTGGACAATCCAACCCCGCTTTGCCAACACAAATTCTTGACATTAATGGAAACTTAATTACGGAATTCTTCTCTGATGAAAAGAGAGAAATCGTACCAATTACCCAGTTACCAGATAATTTAGTTAAATCACTAGTCACAAGAGAAGACCAGAACTTCTTCAAACACTCTGGATTCGATATTATGGGTTTTTCCCGAGCCCTGGCAAATATTATTTTAGGTCGATATGTCTCTGGTGGTAGTACTTTGAGTCAGCAATTGGCTGGTAATATGTACGCAGACAGAACAAAACTAACGATAACCAGAAAGGTTCGTGAGTTATGGTGGGCTTTTCAACTTGAGAGAAAACTATCCAAATGGGAAATCCTTGAAAATTATGTTAATAAGATGTATTTCGGGCACTCAACATATGGTGTTGAAGCAGCTAGTCAATTCTTCTTCAAGCATTCTGCCAGATCTCTAAGTTTAGCGGAATCAGCTATGTTAGTTATTCAACTTGTTCGTCCAGAATTATATAGTCCAATTAAAAGGCCTAATTCTGCAAAGAAGATTCAACATATCCTCTTAGAACAGACAGTGGCAGCAGGTTTATATTCCCAGGAATATGTAGATCAAAGTTTTGAAGAATACTGGACCAATTATGACTGGCAGAGAGATTCTACAGCCACTGCTTTCTTTGAAAGGGAAGATCAGTCTCCATATTTCTCAGAATATATTCGTGGAGAGTTGGACAACATTATTTATGGGGCACAAGATATATACAAAGACGGATATATTGTTCACACCACTCTTAATTTGGATTATCAGCGTCAAGCAGAAGAAATTATGTCAAGACGTATTAAAGAAGTTAACAACCAATATCAACGGGAAACTTTTCATAAAATGGACTTTGTCAATGATGAATATGTGCCCATCGTTGATTTACTATCTCTAGTCTATAATATAAATGATATACGTGTAGCAGGAGCCAAAAACAAGGCAAAAGCTAGACAACATTTTAAAGAAGATCTAACCCCTACACTGGATATATTAGCAACTGTATTTGGTATGACAGATATCAAAGACGTGGCCATCCGCTCAGTGTACCAAAGTCGACAGGATTCTAAGAAAAATGAAGTAGAAGGAGCCTTGATCACTTTAGATAACCGTACAGGTTATATTCTAGCCATGGTAGGTGGTTCTAAATTTGATACTCTTAATCAGTTCAACAGAGCTGTTCAAGGAAAAATGCAACCGGGATCCTCTTTTAAACCACTTTATTATTCTGCTGCTATCTCTAGTCGAAAGTATACGCCCGCTACACGAATTGAAGATAAACCCATCGTTTTCTATAATGATGACGGGTCTTGGTACACACCTTTAAATTATAAGGGAGAATGGGAAGGTTCTGTTCTACTGAGACAAGCCTTGGCCCACTCTATGAATGTACCAGCGGTCCAGGTTCTTGATGGAATTGGATTTGATGCGGCTATTAATAGAGCAAGCCGTATGTTAGGAATAACTGATCCAGAGGAAATCGCAAGAGTTTTCCCCAGAAAATACCCCCTAGCATTAGGTGTAATATCAGTATCACCCTTACAAATGGCTAGAGCATATGCAACGTTTCCCAATCAGGGAATGGAAGTTGATCCATTATCTATACGCTATGTTGAAGACAGAGAAGGTAATATAATTGTATCTCCTGAAAAAGAATTAAGAGAACAACAGAAGTCAAGAGGCAAGTCATTACAAATAATGACACCACAAGAAGCCTATATAATGGTAAGCATACTAAAGACAACAGTCAAAGAAGGTACATTAAGATGGGCGACTCATGACTATCTAACATATCCCTATTACAAAGGCTATAAAACAGGGCTTCCCATGCCAATGGCTGGTAAGACAGGAACAACTCAAAACTGGTCAGCAGCATGGACTGTTGGTTTTAGCCCCTATGTAACAACGGCCATATGGTTTGGATTTGATAAGTCAGGAAGCTCTTTAGGTTTGTATCTAACAGGAGCGACAGCAGCTGGTCCCACATGGGCAGAATATATGAGATCTATACATCAAGAATTAGAACCTGTTGATTTTCCAAGACCAGAAAATGGACTTGTGGAAGTAAATATTGACTCCGAAACCGGAATGAGACCTACAGAATATTCGAAAGGAAAGGTTATCAAGGAGATATTTCTCTCAGGTACAGAACCAAGGGCTAACTCACAGGATATAGCTAAATATGAACATGATAGAGATGATGATTTGATTGAATCTATGAAGCAAGGAATATCTGCACAAATTTTACCTCTTGATGACTTAGATTTAAATATCACTACTAACCTTGATGATAATTACAGTTCTAACGATCTAGACTATGCTCTGGATTTAGATTTTGATTTTGATAGTGATTCATCCAGTTCGGCTGATCAAGAAGAACCTATAAACTCTCTATTGGACTAA
- a CDS encoding RluA family pseudouridine synthase, which produces MKIVYEDQWFLVVAKTNQESVQPDLTKTVSLVELLRSNYPLIAPINRVDKVVGGLVLFGKNPEAQNKGREVFTQNNTSKKYLAITSNKLQNDSGVLEHYIKRDGRYKKSFVKDEKWSDAKLSRLRYRLLDQSDTLYCWDIELLTGRFHQIRSQLAHMGCPIRGDRKYGYQRYNKGGGIHLHSYYLSFHNPFVNKQITIFDYPLDDAIWDLFIKNIVRKKEVESEKV; this is translated from the coding sequence GTGAAAATAGTATATGAAGATCAGTGGTTCTTGGTAGTAGCAAAGACAAATCAAGAATCAGTACAACCAGATCTAACCAAAACAGTATCTCTGGTAGAATTGTTAAGATCCAACTATCCCCTTATAGCACCAATAAATAGAGTAGATAAGGTCGTAGGGGGTCTTGTTTTATTTGGTAAGAATCCTGAAGCCCAGAATAAAGGGAGGGAAGTCTTTACTCAAAATAATACCTCTAAAAAGTATTTAGCCATTACATCAAATAAACTGCAAAATGATAGTGGTGTTTTGGAACACTATATAAAGAGAGATGGCCGGTATAAGAAGTCTTTTGTGAAGGACGAGAAATGGTCTGACGCCAAGTTAAGTAGGCTAAGATATCGTCTGTTAGATCAAAGTGACACATTATATTGCTGGGATATTGAATTATTAACAGGTAGATTCCATCAAATCAGATCACAACTAGCTCATATGGGCTGTCCTATTCGTGGCGATAGAAAGTATGGTTATCAACGTTATAATAAGGGTGGGGGGATACATTTACACTCATACTATTTGTCCTTTCATAACCCTTTTGTTAATAAACAGATTACTATATTTGATTATCCCTTAGATGATGCCATTTGGGATTTATTTATAAAAAACATTGTAAGAAAAAAAGAGGTTGAAAGTGAAAAAGTTTAA
- a CDS encoding ParB N-terminal domain-containing protein, whose product MKVPINQIKVRKRLRKDLGNLEPLINSLKKNGLINPILVTSDYCLIAGERRLTAAKKLGWNQIPVLIISEATSLTLLELEIEENLHRKNLSTEELKEGYQRLERLRRPSLINRIKTFLMNFFHSIFKKKD is encoded by the coding sequence ATGAAAGTTCCTATTAATCAAATCAAAGTAAGAAAACGTCTGAGAAAAGATTTAGGTAATCTGGAACCCCTAATAAATAGTCTCAAAAAGAACGGATTAATAAATCCCATACTAGTAACATCTGATTATTGTTTAATAGCTGGAGAAAGGAGACTTACGGCAGCAAAGAAACTAGGTTGGAATCAGATTCCAGTGTTAATTATTTCAGAAGCAACTAGTCTTACATTATTGGAATTAGAAATTGAAGAGAATCTACATAGAAAAAACCTATCCACAGAAGAACTCAAGGAAGGTTATCAAAGACTAGAACGTCTTCGTCGTCCTTCCTTAATCAATAGAATCAAAACCTTTCTAATGAACTTCTTTCATAGTATTTTCAAAAAAAAGGATTAA
- the tnpB gene encoding IS66 family insertion sequence element accessory protein TnpB (TnpB, as the term is used for proteins encoded by IS66 family insertion elements, is considered an accessory protein, since TnpC, encoded by a neighboring gene, is a DDE family transposase.), translating to MEKDPLSQSLFLFCGRNRKLIKVLYWDRNGFCLWQKRLERDKFP from the coding sequence ATGGAAAAAGATCCTCTATCACAGTCACTCTTTTTGTTCTGTGGTAGAAATCGTAAATTAATAAAAGTACTTTATTGGGATAGGAATGGCTTCTGTCTTTGGCAGAAAAGACTTGAAAGAGATAAATTCCCCTAG
- a CDS encoding RHS repeat-associated core domain-containing protein — protein MFDQEGKVLEEHSDDTVVRYVFLKSRHLARIENDQTLYYGVDSTNATVLMTDEKGEVVWSADATPFGDYANVDSDLDISFKYTGKDIDEDTGLYYSNARWYDAELGRFISEDPIRDGSNWYLYAYNNPINNLDPDGKIVIADDILLITIFGSAALFADFSFIKHRDPWADMPVAPTVGKPLTKWGSSLPPEGDGNGNHPKFDFNNKFEKVGLGIIVGVYFLSEYVKPFIESYGQLQDQSDSEKTISNGPPQSDFTEEDLAAIDKVLENYNFFDNSFFNDTDTNTGK, from the coding sequence GTGTTTGATCAGGAAGGAAAAGTCCTAGAAGAACATAGTGATGACACGGTTGTTCGTTATGTGTTCCTTAAATCAAGACATCTTGCCAGAATAGAGAATGATCAAACCCTCTACTACGGAGTTGACTCTACAAACGCTACAGTCTTAATGACAGATGAGAAGGGAGAAGTTGTTTGGAGCGCAGATGCTACTCCTTTTGGGGATTATGCTAATGTAGATTCGGATCTTGATATTAGCTTCAAATACACAGGTAAAGATATTGATGAAGACACTGGTCTTTATTACTCCAATGCCCGTTGGTATGATGCTGAACTTGGAAGGTTTATATCAGAAGATCCTATAAGAGATGGGTCTAACTGGTATTTGTATGCCTATAATAATCCGATAAATAATTTAGATCCTGATGGTAAAATAGTCATAGCTGATGATATATTACTAATAACTATTTTTGGTAGTGCTGCTCTATTCGCCGATTTTAGTTTTATAAAACATAGAGATCCATGGGCTGATATGCCAGTTGCACCAACTGTTGGAAAGCCATTAACAAAATGGGGAAGTAGTTTACCTCCAGAGGGTGATGGAAATGGAAACCATCCGAAATTTGACTTTAATAATAAGTTTGAAAAAGTTGGTCTTGGGATTATCGTTGGCGTATATTTTTTGTCAGAATATGTGAAACCATTTATTGAATCATATGGACAATTACAAGATCAATCTGATTCAGAAAAAACTATAAGTAATGGCCCTCCTCAATCTGACTTTACAGAAGAAGATTTAGCAGCAATTGATAAAGTATTAGAAAATTATAATTTCTTTGATAATAGTTTTTTTAATGATACAGATACAAATACAGGAAAATAA
- a CDS encoding RHS repeat-associated core domain-containing protein — MFDQEGKVLEEHSDSTVVRYVFLKSRRLARIENDQTLYYGVDSTNSTILMTDEKGEVVWSADATPFGDYANMDSDLDIRFKYTGKDIDEDTGLYYSNARWYDAELGRFI; from the coding sequence GTGTTTGATCAGGAAGGAAAAGTCCTAGAAGAACATAGTGATTCCACTGTTGTTCGTTATGTGTTCCTTAAATCAAGACGCCTTGCCAGAATAGAGAATGATCAGACCCTCTACTACGGAGTGGACTCTACAAACTCTACAATCTTAATGACTGATGAGAAGGGAGAAGTAGTTTGGAGCGCAGATGCTACTCCTTTTGGAGATTATGCTAATATGGATTCCGATCTTGATATTAGATTCAAGTACACAGGTAAAGATATTGATGAAGACACTGGTCTTTATTACTCCAATGCCCGTTGGTATGATGCTGAACTTGGAAGGTTTATATAA
- a CDS encoding M23 family metallopeptidase encodes MDFKLINSIILFCLSIQIGGQSFYPQIKQTIGKKDLLFVQLEKEVKQYYLYEAAQQKAPPLKIYEYVLERNMDIFDISSYFGLPYEAVVTLNQYENNRALIKGNTVLIPNQPGLFTSIKGRNSLEQMIILRLSPKKEPQKLKLPINNHLETILFWSGDRFHPIERSYYLKILFQPPLSTYHLTSHYGYRANPFTGHQQFHNGVDLAAPIGTEVYAAAGGVVYDLGNNNILGKYIIIDHQNGYKTVYGHLKKINVFLNQDITSGMIIGVVGMTGMTTGPHLHFEIRKDDKSQDPMKLMREDN; translated from the coding sequence ATGGATTTCAAGTTAATAAATAGTATTATTTTATTCTGTCTTTCTATTCAAATAGGGGGACAAAGCTTTTATCCACAAATAAAGCAGACTATTGGCAAAAAAGACCTGCTATTTGTCCAGTTAGAAAAAGAAGTAAAACAATACTATCTATATGAAGCAGCCCAGCAAAAAGCTCCACCTTTGAAAATATATGAATATGTTTTAGAAAGAAATATGGATATATTCGATATATCAAGCTACTTTGGTCTACCTTATGAAGCGGTTGTTACCTTAAACCAGTATGAGAATAATAGAGCACTCATAAAAGGAAATACTGTTCTCATACCTAATCAACCAGGATTGTTTACATCAATTAAGGGGAGAAACTCACTGGAACAGATGATAATATTACGCCTATCACCCAAAAAAGAACCACAAAAGCTCAAGTTACCAATAAATAATCATTTAGAAACAATACTATTTTGGTCAGGCGATAGATTCCATCCCATAGAACGTTCTTATTATTTAAAAATTCTCTTTCAGCCTCCTTTATCGACTTATCATCTAACGAGCCATTATGGATATAGAGCCAATCCATTTACGGGACATCAACAGTTTCACAATGGTGTAGATTTGGCAGCACCAATAGGAACAGAAGTTTATGCAGCGGCAGGAGGAGTGGTCTATGACTTGGGAAATAACAATATATTAGGTAAATACATTATAATAGATCACCAAAACGGTTATAAAACAGTATATGGTCACCTAAAAAAAATAAATGTCTTCTTGAATCAAGATATAACGTCAGGTATGATTATTGGAGTAGTAGGAATGACTGGTATGACGACAGGTCCTCACTTACACTTCGAAATACGTAAAGATGACAAAAGTCAGGATCCTATGAAGCTAATGAGGGAAGACAATTGA
- a CDS encoding T6SS immunity protein Tdi1 domain-containing protein: MNFDTFLSKYTENEELRVFDDEDLESNDLLTERINTLEDLFSRLGGKTFNNGLVRVCTKKGAYKLTRCFEKMYSNGKDNILVFAFDWLGRHFAIDYTGKNSTEDQTFLLEPGSGEHLLIPAGVEGFFNYILINLAQDALAAESFNEWFNISKTVIGFDECVGYKVPLFLGGDDDFHNFEITNTEVYIEICIQLLHRTKKLKPGQTINSIRFEDN; the protein is encoded by the coding sequence ATGAATTTTGATACTTTCTTGAGTAAGTACACAGAAAATGAAGAATTGCGAGTCTTTGATGATGAAGATTTAGAGAGTAATGATTTATTAACTGAACGAATTAATACATTAGAGGACTTATTTAGTCGATTAGGTGGTAAAACTTTTAATAATGGGCTTGTACGTGTGTGCACTAAAAAAGGGGCCTATAAATTAACTCGTTGTTTTGAGAAAATGTATAGCAATGGTAAAGATAATATCCTAGTATTTGCGTTTGATTGGTTAGGAAGGCATTTTGCAATAGATTATACTGGGAAGAATTCTACAGAAGATCAAACTTTTCTACTAGAACCGGGGTCTGGTGAACATTTACTTATTCCTGCAGGTGTTGAAGGCTTTTTTAATTATATATTAATTAATCTGGCTCAGGATGCTTTAGCAGCAGAATCCTTTAATGAATGGTTCAATATTTCAAAGACAGTAATTGGATTTGATGAATGTGTTGGTTACAAAGTTCCTTTATTTCTGGGTGGCGATGATGATTTTCACAATTTTGAAATTACAAATACAGAAGTCTATATTGAAATTTGTATTCAACTATTACATAGGACAAAAAAACTTAAACCAGGGCAAACAATCAACAGTATTCGTTTTGAAGATAATTAA
- a CDS encoding IS66 family transposase — MKKKKGTAWEVLEKIKVFYQVEKDLRLQNLSASEFLHKQKELLDEHVKEFRNWLEDKGIQIPPSTPTGKAITYALSQWSKVIKYLECAELTPETNQAENAIRPFVVGRKNWLFSRSPEGAKASCIVYTFFETIR; from the coding sequence ATCAAGAAAAAGAAAGGAACCGCCTGGGAAGTTTTAGAGAAAATCAAAGTATTCTATCAAGTAGAAAAGGACCTTAGATTACAGAATCTATCTGCTTCAGAATTTCTTCACAAACAAAAAGAACTATTAGATGAACATGTTAAGGAATTCAGAAATTGGCTGGAAGATAAAGGAATTCAAATACCGCCTTCAACACCAACGGGAAAAGCTATTACTTATGCCTTATCCCAGTGGTCAAAGGTTATAAAATATCTAGAATGTGCAGAATTGACGCCAGAGACAAATCAAGCAGAGAATGCGATTAGACCTTTTGTTGTTGGTCGAAAGAATTGGTTATTTTCAAGAAGTCCAGAAGGGGCTAAAGCCTCATGTATTGTCTATACGTTTTTTGAAACAATTAGATAA
- a CDS encoding site-2 protease family protein — protein sequence MNFSIERLIYIVPAVIIGFTVHEWAHAIVADKLGDTLARQEGRLTLNPLKQIDPLGMLFVVIAGFGWARPVRFVPGELKNESRDRVLISMAGPFSNLVLALITLSLLRLNYQFLPGKLLLSQSFIFTFLIRFSAVNLGLFLFNLIPLPPLDGSHLVFSSFQFSPELEQKITTYGGIALFILIILESQSGYDILPIGKFVNLVIGLFFSN from the coding sequence ATGAATTTTTCAATAGAACGATTAATATATATAGTACCAGCAGTTATTATTGGATTCACAGTCCACGAATGGGCTCATGCCATAGTTGCTGACAAACTTGGGGATACTTTAGCAAGACAGGAGGGGCGTTTAACTTTAAATCCCTTAAAGCAGATCGACCCTTTAGGAATGTTGTTTGTTGTCATCGCCGGATTTGGTTGGGCTAGACCCGTTAGATTTGTGCCTGGGGAACTTAAAAATGAAAGTCGTGATAGGGTTCTAATATCCATGGCAGGTCCATTTTCTAATTTAGTATTAGCTTTAATAACCCTTAGTTTGTTAAGGCTGAATTATCAGTTCCTACCTGGTAAATTATTGCTTTCTCAATCCTTTATATTTACTTTCCTTATTAGATTTTCAGCAGTAAATTTGGGATTATTCTTATTTAACCTGATTCCTTTACCACCCTTAGATGGAAGCCATTTAGTTTTTTCTAGTTTTCAATTTAGTCCTGAGCTTGAACAAAAAATAACAACATATGGTGGAATAGCTCTTTTTATTCTCATCATATTAGAAAGTCAAAGTGGTTATGACATTCTTCCTATCGGTAAATTTGTTAATCTAGTGATTGGATTATTCTTTTCTAATTAG
- a CDS encoding RNA 2'-phosphotransferase → MDSKLTQISKFLSYILRHKPDAIGITLDQNGWASIDDLLLKSRDSGTDISREDFFAVVEQNDKKRFSLSDDRQKIRAAQGHSLDVDLALEAQTPPQHLFHGTATRFLESIMKEGINSGSRQKVHLSTDKETALKVGQRHGKPIVLTISASQMHKDGFRFNFSENGVWLTDKIPTEYINTENISLK, encoded by the coding sequence ATGGATTCAAAACTGACACAGATTAGCAAATTTTTAAGTTATATACTTCGACATAAGCCTGATGCAATTGGCATAACACTCGACCAAAACGGATGGGCTTCCATCGATGACTTGTTACTGAAGAGTAGAGATTCTGGAACCGATATTTCTCGTGAAGATTTCTTTGCTGTTGTCGAACAAAATGACAAAAAGCGATTTTCATTGTCAGATGATAGGCAAAAAATAAGAGCTGCTCAAGGGCATTCACTTGATGTTGATCTTGCTCTTGAAGCCCAAACACCACCACAACATCTTTTTCATGGAACAGCGACCCGATTTTTGGAATCTATCATGAAAGAGGGTATTAATTCAGGATCAAGGCAGAAAGTCCACTTGTCCACAGATAAAGAAACGGCCCTAAAAGTAGGACAGCGCCATGGAAAACCAATTGTATTAACAATATCTGCATCGCAAATGCATAAAGATGGATTTAGATTCAATTTCTCAGAAAATGGTGTATGGTTAACTGATAAAATACCAACAGAGTATATAAACACTGAAAACATATCACTCAAATAA
- the pyrB gene encoding aspartate carbamoyltransferase has translation MNHPFKGRTISVVEDLSLDEQWYMYQQTAKLKRSLKEGKDVSSFRINDPEFSVYLMFFEDSTRTKESFRNAALFHRCRLNVFDANSSSFNKKESLTDTIKMLTGYSEKSLFIIRSPQEGVCRMLETNIGDYAEKMDFIQPSFINAGDGKHEHPTQEFLDEFSFLEQNEWNRDSIHIALVGDLFHGRTVHSKANGLKIFNNVSVDLIAPAELSMPSNYIQIMKSNGFKIREFQSIESYLAQQDVAKIWYFTRLQLERMGDKVLDKADSLRSSVTFKRQYLKDIPEGTKFYHPLPRHRVYPVIPPWLDSTDLNGYDEQSVNGYLTRIIEIGLLGGALGEDFTGATKEVIYKDEEFVIGAPIKKKPVRDVKTGIKPVENGIVIDHIGFGAPIPKIWNQIDKIRKTMELNYSSSHGVFSSRNIDQYKGIISLPNILSFDRRQMKMLGAIAPGCTVNIVKNQEVKEKYRLLMPPRIYNFDQISCRNTNCISHKSHNEPIITMFYRSSEDRYVCKFCEKSYSFDEIWN, from the coding sequence GTGAATCATCCTTTTAAAGGAAGAACTATATCTGTAGTCGAAGACCTATCATTAGATGAACAATGGTATATGTACCAACAGACAGCAAAATTAAAAAGATCTTTAAAGGAAGGAAAAGATGTATCATCTTTTCGAATAAATGATCCAGAGTTCTCTGTGTATTTAATGTTTTTTGAAGATTCCACTAGAACAAAGGAATCTTTTCGTAATGCTGCACTCTTTCATCGATGCAGATTAAATGTATTTGATGCAAACAGTTCATCATTCAATAAAAAGGAAAGTCTAACTGATACTATTAAAATGTTAACAGGTTATTCAGAAAAGTCTTTATTCATCATTCGATCTCCTCAAGAAGGTGTTTGCCGTATGCTTGAAACAAACATTGGAGACTATGCTGAGAAAATGGACTTTATTCAACCATCATTTATCAATGCAGGAGATGGAAAACATGAACATCCTACCCAGGAATTCCTGGATGAGTTTAGCTTTCTTGAACAAAACGAATGGAATAGAGACTCCATTCATATTGCTCTGGTAGGGGATTTATTTCACGGAAGGACTGTTCACTCTAAAGCTAATGGACTAAAAATATTCAATAATGTTTCAGTAGACCTAATTGCTCCTGCAGAGCTTTCAATGCCTAGTAACTATATACAAATAATGAAAAGTAATGGATTCAAAATTAGAGAATTTCAATCTATAGAGTCATATTTAGCTCAACAAGATGTGGCTAAAATATGGTATTTCACAAGATTGCAACTGGAAAGAATGGGGGACAAAGTTCTAGATAAAGCTGATAGCTTAAGATCTTCAGTAACTTTTAAACGCCAATATCTTAAGGATATACCTGAGGGAACAAAATTCTATCATCCCTTACCTAGACATAGAGTCTACCCAGTAATTCCCCCATGGTTAGATTCCACTGACTTAAATGGTTATGATGAACAATCTGTAAATGGATATTTAACAAGGATTATTGAAATTGGTTTACTTGGTGGTGCTCTCGGTGAGGATTTTACCGGTGCTACAAAAGAAGTAATATACAAAGATGAAGAGTTTGTTATTGGTGCACCAATTAAAAAGAAACCAGTAAGAGATGTTAAGACGGGAATCAAACCAGTTGAAAATGGTATTGTTATAGATCATATTGGGTTTGGAGCGCCAATTCCAAAAATATGGAATCAAATTGATAAAATACGAAAGACAATGGAGCTTAATTATTCCAGTTCTCATGGTGTATTTTCTTCACGGAATATTGATCAGTATAAAGGAATAATCAGCTTACCTAATATCCTGTCATTTGATAGGCGTCAAATGAAAATGTTAGGAGCTATTGCTCCTGGATGTACTGTAAATATTGTCAAAAATCAAGAAGTTAAAGAGAAATATCGATTATTAATGCCTCCACGTATATATAATTTTGATCAAATAAGTTGCCGAAATACTAATTGTATTAGCCATAAAAGTCATAACGAGCCTATAATAACAATGTTTTATAGATCTTCCGAAGATAGATATGTTTGTAAGTTCTGTGAAAAATCCTATAGTTTTGATGAAATATGGAATTAA